The genomic region atatttatatataaaatagataatataaataattaaaaaaagaaaagaaaaactcgTCCTCCTCCTCACACAGCTGCCCCACTCAACCCCTGCCTCTACCATCGCCACCACCTCCCCCCTCTGCCACTTCCTCGACCTCCTTGCCTCAACCGCTCCCCCTCGCCTCAACTTCTGCCTCCACCTCCCTGCCTTCGCCGTTCCCCCTCGCCTCAGCTTTTGCCTCCCCCTTCTCCGCCACCCCTTATTTTTCTgtattcttttgttatttctaaataatgtatatatgtaaatctatacatgtgtgtgtatattttatctactattcattgtataaatctatttttataatttttttttgtaacttcaataaatatgagtaatttttctaatttaaatagatatAAGCCATTGATTTGACATCACATATactttgttaattaaaattagaaaaaatatagactatcgatttatttattaaatctgGACcggtgatatatatatatataacaagatCTAACAGTTTATGATTAAGGGTATAACAATCattttatagttaaaaatgaagcaaaatcGCACATCACACGCGTGTTGTACACCGCCTACGTGAAAGagttgttttgcacattttCTTAAAACTAAACTGGGTGAATTGGTGTTATTTCTTTCACAACGGaattaattatctattttttgtatcacaaataggtaaattgcaatttatccttaaaaaaacCTCCGTTTCATCATAAATTGAAGAACAATATAATAAACGCACTTGAAGCTTAAAacatttttgttcaattttttgccGATCTTTTCAACTCTAAATCCACCTAATATCGTTTCTAGAAAGGTTTCACACTCGAGTTCAGTGCAAATGATTGAAGTGGAAAGAGATTAAACTTAACAAAAGAGTTAAAAGATAGTTCTGCAGAAGTACTGTCTTGTGTCAATAGTTGacttaaaatatgaaacaaaAGTGGAAGTAagtttttaaaagaaaagaaaaaacgagTCCCCCAAAACTCGGAGATAGGATTCAAAAGCACTTCTAACAGAAGATAAGAGCAAAATATGGCTTATCTAAACGGCCTTTATCCACTTTTTCCAAAACTGGAAGAAACGTGCATAGCTCTATCGAAAGATGACACCCccttataaatacaagtttacTCTTCTATGTTTAGGGCACTTCAAAACACCTTTATGACCATCTAACGTCTCTCACACATCTCTTACTCTTTAAATCGTCTCTCTCATTGTCTAAACACTTTTTAAACACTATTTGAAACATTCTCTAAGCATTCTACAAGCACATTGTCACGTGTTCTTGCACTTTTTACTGATTTTATTCAccattcaatttcaattatatttatttattttttggcttTATTCAATCTCAAATCCAATACTAATTTGGGCGTCGGAGTGCTAACACCTTTTTTGCAGGTCTTCCCTTCGAAATTTGCGTACGTTTTTGCCCAAGTTTTGAGCATAGTTCATATCCATTGGACCCATACAATTTTTAAACGCATCAATGATATAAGactattttctttcattcaagttgaatttttaaaatcaggggtatttaatgaatttaatcgCAGAAGTATACTTTTGACACCATCTTTTAGTACacaaagcaaaaaaatataaccttaaataatttttctttgaaaaactaaataatcaagtattaaaaagtttaaattattatgttgtattttactaacttatatcaatttgatattaattttttttaaaaaataatgaataaattttgaatcaaaattgattaatatatttcattattgcttaaataaaaataaatttgaaaaagacatTCATACCCTTCTGACTCCAAATATTATCCTACAATctcaaaaactgaaaatagaaaaaagggTCTCTATCCTGGCCTTTTGATTGGGTCGCTTCCAGATGGCAACATCATGATCCTCCAAGTCTGACCCTCATCCGAAAAGGCCGTCCCCATATACTTCAtccaattgaaataaaaaataacagatAGGATAATAACAGTTGGCTAAAACTATTGGATCAACACGCAAATATCTGTACGTCACCACACCATATACACTTCTCCCCGCGCCCTCCGAACACACTATTTCCACCCCGTTCCCACATCAAGAAGTCGTACCTCACGTTCCGAAAATTGTACATTCCACTGGAATCATCAAAAGCTCTCTGGCATTCACTCCCCATATATTTTCACCCTGTCCactttttccaattttcattcatttcccCCAATTAAAGCGAACAACTTTCTGCAAAAACCGATGGAACAAAACAACCCCCAGCAGGGCGCCGCGCCGCCTCAGGCGGCGGCGTATCCGCCGCAGCCGCCGTACCAGCACCTcctgcagcagcagcagcagcagctccAGATGTTCTGGACCTACCAGCGCCAGGAAATCGAGCAGGTGAACGATTTCAAGAACCACCAGCTCCCATTGGCTCGCATTAAGAAGATCATGAAGGCCGATGAGGACGTGCGCATGATATCGGCTGAGGCGCCGATACTCTTCGCGAAGGCGTGCGAACTCTTCATACTCGAGCTCACGATCAGATCGTGGCTCCACGCCGAGGAGAACAAGCGCCGGACGCTCCAGAAAAACGATATCGCCGCAGCGATTACTCGCACGGatatttttgattttctggTGGATATTGTGCCGAGGGATGAGATCAAGGATGAGGCGGCGGCTTTAGGGGGAATTGTTGGGCCACCGGCGGGTGCTGCTGGGGTGACGGGTGTGCCCTATTATTACCCGCCTATGGGACAGCCCATGATGGGTCGACCTGCCGTGCCCGGGGTGGATCCGGGTGTTTACGTGCAGGCGCCACCCCCATCTCAGGCGTGGCAGTCCGTGTGGCAGACCACCGCGGAGGATGGGTCGTATGCCAGCGGTGGTGGGAGCAGTGGACAGGGCAACCTGGACGGTCAAGGGTAATTCTGGCATTTCTCTTCtccttctctctttctttatcTCTCTCTTGCtctgtttgaaaaattggaacTTGACGGCGATGCAGTTAATTCTAGGGTTTTATGGTttattattcttctttttactGTAGAATTCTGCCCTTTACGTGCTATAGTTGTGTACATCTCTTGTATATGCAATGCTTGTATGTTTCCTCTACTTTTAGGGGCGTGTTGTATTGGTTGTATCTTTCGAAGACTTTTCGCAACATGGAGTGATTCATGTTGCAGGAAATTTTGTTtcctcaaattttataaactgaATAGCGTTCTGTTGACTCCCGAAGATTGACTTGTTTACTTCACTTTTGAGCATATTATAAGTTCTTAGCTCAGATTTATGAGGAACTGCATTCAATGAACATGTTACTTATTGTCACCGAATCAATGTCTCAGTGGCTTAAGATATTGCGTAGCCTAAGTCCAAGAGAGATTTTAACTCTTGAATTATGACTTTCcttatttgtttttacaaACTGGAGAACAGAATATTTGTTTGCTCCTGCAGGCTACTGTTTAGAGCAAATGTTGAGTTAGAGGAGATGAGATAACTTTCACCATTAATGTAACACCTTTTATACTCGCATCGAGACAAAATGGTGTTATGAACATCCATAATGAAGACGGAGAGAATTCGGACAAATTAAATAGGATTCTAGTTCCTTTAATGTTTTCAAATTTGTCGCAAGCACTTTAGGTTGTGTGTATAagtaataagtatttattatcaaataaaaatgttagatTGCGTACAAGCTCAAAAACAGCACTTGAAGTGCCCCACTATGTGAAGCTTGAATAGCATAGTTACTTTTTAGTGCTTGTGAGGACTTTTGATGTATAGATCACACGATGAAGTTTGCTCTGGTGGTTCTTGAATTGGATGGATAAATTTACAgatttaacttttaaatttagtacTTGAATTTCCCTTTCTGAGAGTATGGATAATGCGTCGTTGTGCTCAACCTGCTACTTGGGCTCAGACTTGCAATAGGAGGTGCATGAGGCATGACAGAAATGATATCTGAAAGGACATTGTGCATGTATTGGTCTAAGCATGTCACTTGTGCACAAGGCAACTTGGATTGCTGTGCTTCACTGGTGACGAGGGAATCTGGGCCGTCGGATTATGCACgttgaaataataagataatgCGGTTAGCCAGCTTTGGCCAAGTGGAAAAGACATGCATAAGAGTTACTTTTAAGCttatatatttggttttaGCATAGGCCTAAGGCGTGATGTCAATTTGCTTTAAGACCTGAGAAATATAGTGATGCTTGTAAAAACAAAGTGCTTACAGCAAttcttaatagaattttgtcCTAGATTGTCATTATATGCAATTGACTTTCAGTGTGGGCCAGAATTTAGCAGAATAAGTTATAGCAATAGTTTGTTGTTTTATGTGGTTCTGTTAGGGATGTATAGGTCTTGGTTCCATGTGGTTTTGATATGTTAGTTTCTTTTTGTAACACATGTTTTGGAATCTTTAGAGGTTTTGGgattttacttataaattgaACAACTATTCATTTGGGCCAGATTAGTGCCAAATAGATGGCCTTTGGAAGTCTCTTATTAATGCCGCATAGTTCCCTGCCTAGAAGAGGGATATTTCTCACTTGAAAGCCATCGACAAAAGGACTATGGAAAAAGATTAACTACTATTTCAAGAATGTGCTGCCAAAAACTAGAAGTGAACTATGGTTGTGGCTGCCGAACTTGCCATCTAGTTAATTATATGCGACATGGATAAGTTTGTCAGGAGTGAAAGAAAGCTGACTTCAgtgatatttaattccatTTTCTACTTATTTCACTATTTCTCTATGCTTGACCTCTAAATATCCAATTTTACTGACCCTGCTTGTGTTGATTTCTAAATGTATCTGTACTTTTTATTGTTACACTAGGTTTTCTCTCTGATTCAATTGCTACCCATCTGAATATATggtaaaatatcttataaataatcaaGTCAAATTGATTTggaaaaatgctatttttttctcttttttccttttctaaagACCCCTCACCTTCACCCCTTCAGCCTCAGGTGGGGTGGAGTGTGTTCAAAACTAGTTGTTAAGCATATCTTGCCAACATCATCATGCTTTTGCCCGTTACAGTTTCTGCTCATACTTTGCTTACCCTGGTTCTGCATAGATTCATGATCTTCTTTCCCCTGCTCTCCTCATTCACTGTTGTCCAACTTTACTTCGTATAGCAGCTGTAAATTTAAGAGCTCCTTCAGTTCTTTGTTGGCTGGGTTGCAGGCAGCTTTATTCTTAGCAGCCCCTTCAGTTCTCCGTTGGCTGTGCTACTAGCATCATCGATCTTATTCCACTTCCTTCCTGGATTCACCAAATTCAGTTGTagaataaaaactacaagatAATGGCCAAATGTGCACggaaaaactgaaaatactGTGTCtgttaaagtataaaaaatatcaatgttTCTCCAACGACCAAACCCCCCCCTCCCTCCAACTAAGTAACCCCACCCTACGACCATGGTATGATTCTTTTTGGCCTCCTCTTGCCAAAATTCCAGCCTATTCGGTGGAAACTTGAACTTGAAGGGTGAGCACCTTGAGGATGAGAAACATTAAAAAGTTGTTATGTTAGGAGGTTATTGCTGCAAATATTTCCTAAAGGATTTCTTTCTCCTGCAGAAAGGAAACGTATCTGGTGTATTTATGTTAGGTTTTAATTCATGATGGTCAAGAGGACGTTCCAATTGGAGGACTTTTAACTGTACCGGATGTACTGTGGTCCTTTGGAGAAGATTGACTATATTCAAGTGGGAATTTCGATATGGGGAAGGATTCGCAATAGCAGTGAGGGTGGACAGGATGGAGATTGGTTCTGCAAAGCCAAATTATTCTAAATAGCATGAGGTTTGTTATTTGGAAAATGCGGCTCATATAATGTGATCGACTGAGAACTTGTTGAATTACCACACCTCATCTAAAAGTTAAAGCTACTAGAAAGATgattatttatcattaatatctttaatatACTCCCTCACGTCCGGTCATTATTCTTTTCCTGTGAAGCTTTGCAAATGAATCCTTTCTTTGTAATTGTTTGGTTGTGAGATTTGAACACACGCCCCTTCTTCAGCCTGTCTCTTGTACCATGTTGAATGACCACCTCATCTAAaagttgaagaagaggagaataatttaatatttaatatctttaacAGTTTTGCTGGGGATATAATGTGGGAAAATTGacattacaattttaaatgcaTGGTTCATGaggcttttgtttttttcaagaCCAACAATAAATGTTCTAGTACCTAGTTTAACATCCAAACCTAAGGAGATTACAGAAAATGCCTGAATAAACAGAAGACATGTCAAAGCCGCTCGAGAGAGGGCTATACATGTACTCATCATTCATCTTCTTCGCTTCCACTTCTGCCCTTAATTTCTCATGTTTTTGCACGGTTACTCTCGTGTTTTCACTAGCCCCATTGTTCGTTCCCTCATcctatcattttttttcaccTTTTGATAGAAGATTTCATCATTTCCATGCTATTGGTTCTAAGTGTGTTGCCATGTAGTTTGAGTGGATTTATTGGACTTAatcttttccattttatagCAGTTTCTGTTGTTCCTGATATTTACTTtctcattattaattttatgttgtttcACTTTTTAACTTCAGATTCGCTAGTCTTTAAACTTTCTGCCAAGAAGAGATTCAAAGTATCATTTTGATATGAATTTGGAACTAACATCAAATATTGCTCTTCAGTGATGTATGTCACTAGTTTCTTACATGTGCAATGTGGTTTTCGGACTTTTGTTGCttgctttaatttaaaaatacttctGTTGAATCCTGCCGTGCTGTATCTCTTTTACTGATCACTTTTGGCAATTTCCAGTTGCAAATATGTTTCTAATTAATGTTTAGCCCTTCTActgtttcattttcttcaataaacatCAGGTAAACCATGTTAATTGCAAATATGACTTGCCTTTTCTCACTCTCTCGTATTTTGTCACATCATATACACGTGCAAATTAATTGTGGAACTCTCGTTCTTTGCAGTTGAAACAACTGGTATACTTGCAATAGAGAGTGGCACAATGGAGAGTCAGTGAGTTGCTGATGTTAAATGGAAATTTGTCTTCAAGATGAAAGGGATTCATTGCACATATCCATAAATCTTGGTCTTACTGTATTCCTTCATGCTTCTAGAAATTTGTGTAAAACTTGATTTCGTGTAGGTGTTTTAAATCTGTCATGTGCGGATCATGTTTCCTGTGCAATGATACACTGAGCTAAGTTATTAGAAGTGTCTATCTGATTTACCTCGGAACTTAAGCTTGAATTATCctgtctttcttttctttcgtTCTCAGTTTTCTTTCTGCTCATCTACATTGTATAAGATCAGTACAATAATAGGCTTGTGTAATTGATTGACACTTGAATGCAAATGCAATTTTGCTCTAATGTTCATGGCTGGCCTGAAGATTGCAAAAGAGTGTGTTGTGGGAGATGAGATCCACGTAGTTGGAGAAACGccaattcaatctataatcaTGTGTATGTTAAGCTATtgagaatttcaagaaagccCAGGATTCT from Sesamum indicum cultivar Zhongzhi No. 13 linkage group LG3, S_indicum_v1.0, whole genome shotgun sequence harbors:
- the LOC105158091 gene encoding nuclear transcription factor Y subunit C-1 → MEQNNPQQGAAPPQAAAYPPQPPYQHLLQQQQQQLQMFWTYQRQEIEQVNDFKNHQLPLARIKKIMKADEDVRMISAEAPILFAKACELFILELTIRSWLHAEENKRRTLQKNDIAAAITRTDIFDFLVDIVPRDEIKDEAAALGGIVGPPAGAAGVTGVPYYYPPMGQPMMGRPAVPGVDPGVYVQAPPPSQAWQSVWQTTAEDGSYASGGGSSGQGNLDGQG